Proteins encoded in a region of the Psychromicrobium lacuslunae genome:
- a CDS encoding carbohydrate ABC transporter permease, producing the protein MSTATQLSSAKPSARPSGSAKKAKRHWGTHLFLTMMAVIWLVPLLWSIYTALRPKESTDANGYFSFAGPFNFQNFIDAWNQAGLVKYLFNSAIITIPTVLITLFLASMMAFAVSRVSWKFNISLLILFTAGNLLPPQVLAAPLFEIFKHIELPYSVSASGSLLNTYISVIAVNTAFQIGFCTFVLSNYMKALSPDLTEAALVDGAGIWRQYWSIIMPLCRPALAALATLEVIFIYNDYFWPLLFIQSGDLLPITAGINNLQGQFLSNYNLIAAGAIITVLPTLVIYLLLQRQFVAGLTLGSSKG; encoded by the coding sequence ATGAGTACCGCGACACAGCTCAGCTCGGCCAAACCTTCGGCTCGACCCTCCGGATCAGCCAAGAAAGCCAAGAGACACTGGGGAACTCATCTCTTCCTCACCATGATGGCAGTAATCTGGCTGGTGCCCTTGCTCTGGAGTATCTACACTGCGCTACGGCCCAAAGAGTCAACTGACGCTAACGGCTATTTCAGCTTTGCCGGCCCCTTTAACTTCCAGAACTTCATCGATGCCTGGAACCAGGCTGGCCTGGTGAAATACCTGTTCAACTCGGCGATTATCACCATACCCACCGTGTTAATAACGCTCTTTCTCGCCTCGATGATGGCCTTTGCGGTTAGCCGGGTGAGCTGGAAGTTCAACATCAGCCTGCTCATCCTCTTCACCGCCGGGAACCTGCTACCTCCTCAGGTCTTAGCGGCCCCGTTGTTCGAAATCTTCAAGCACATTGAACTGCCCTACTCGGTGAGCGCTTCGGGCAGCCTGCTGAACACCTACATCTCGGTAATAGCCGTCAACACCGCGTTCCAGATCGGCTTCTGCACCTTCGTGTTGAGCAATTACATGAAGGCTCTGAGCCCCGATCTGACCGAGGCAGCACTGGTAGACGGAGCCGGAATTTGGCGGCAATACTGGTCGATCATCATGCCGCTCTGCCGCCCGGCGCTAGCGGCGCTGGCTACCCTGGAAGTCATTTTCATTTACAACGATTACTTCTGGCCGCTGCTTTTCATCCAAAGCGGAGACCTGTTACCGATCACCGCTGGAATCAATAACCTACAGGGTCAATTCCTTTCCAACTACAATCTAATTGCAGCCGGAGCCATCATTACCGTATTGCCCACTCTGGTGATTTACCTTCTCTTGCAGCGTCAGTTCGTGGCCGGACTGACACTCGGTTCTAGCAAGGGTTGA
- a CDS encoding DeoR/GlpR family DNA-binding transcription regulator translates to MLAEARRVAIAEMVQRDRVLRVADLAQALDVSLMTVRRDIEALHDAGVVEKIHGGAKARGERSMYEPGFELKSTQAEAEKEAIARAAVELVQEGMAVGLSAGTTTWTLAKQLATKDRLTIVTNSVRVASVFYDSPSQNTVLLTGGERTPSDALVGPIATRALHQLHLDLLFMGVHGVDAEAGFTTPNLLEAEMDRALVAASRRVVVVADHSKWGILGVSSIASFEEVEEFITDDGMPTEAVSLLRERVGSLRLVTPQR, encoded by the coding sequence ATGTTAGCTGAAGCCCGACGCGTGGCGATTGCTGAAATGGTGCAGCGGGACCGGGTACTGAGAGTGGCCGATCTAGCACAAGCTCTCGATGTTTCATTGATGACGGTACGTCGCGATATTGAAGCTCTGCACGACGCCGGAGTAGTCGAGAAAATTCACGGTGGCGCCAAGGCCCGCGGCGAACGCAGCATGTACGAGCCGGGCTTCGAACTCAAATCCACCCAGGCGGAGGCGGAAAAGGAAGCCATCGCCCGGGCCGCCGTCGAACTTGTGCAGGAAGGCATGGCGGTCGGGCTGAGCGCGGGAACCACCACCTGGACGCTGGCCAAACAGCTAGCCACCAAGGATCGACTCACGATTGTCACCAATTCCGTGCGGGTCGCCAGCGTGTTTTATGACTCCCCGTCCCAGAACACTGTGCTGCTCACCGGTGGCGAACGCACCCCTTCGGACGCCTTGGTGGGGCCGATTGCCACGCGCGCCTTGCACCAGTTGCACCTCGATCTGCTGTTTATGGGCGTGCATGGAGTGGACGCCGAGGCCGGCTTCACCACTCCCAATCTGCTTGAGGCTGAGATGGATCGTGCCCTGGTGGCTGCCTCCCGCCGCGTCGTCGTGGTGGCAGACCACAGTAAGTGGGGCATTCTCGGCGTCTCATCAATCGCTTCCTTCGAAGAAGTCGAGGAATTCATCACCGACGACGGGATGCCAACGGAAGCGGTGAGCCTGCTTCGCGAACGGGTAGGCTCACTCAGACTGGTCACGCCGCAGCGCTGA
- a CDS encoding zf-TFIIB domain-containing protein → MTCPKCGETMRNYERNGVTIDQCSGCRGIFLDRGELEQLIDAEAGYYGGQQTPPAPFVQPGWQNQGNYGGKHGGHNTGHGRGGHNQNGRRRRGGFLGDLFD, encoded by the coding sequence ATGACCTGCCCAAAATGCGGCGAGACGATGCGCAATTACGAACGCAATGGGGTGACCATCGACCAATGCAGTGGTTGTCGTGGCATCTTCCTCGATCGCGGCGAACTCGAACAACTCATTGACGCCGAAGCCGGTTACTACGGCGGCCAACAAACACCACCGGCCCCCTTCGTGCAGCCTGGCTGGCAGAATCAAGGAAACTACGGCGGGAAACACGGCGGACACAATACTGGGCACGGTCGGGGTGGACACAATCAGAACGGTCGACGTCGCCGTGGCGGTTTCTTGGGCGATCTCTTTGATTAG
- a CDS encoding cytochrome c oxidase assembly protein, protein MPPSSDFNGPAWLPVAPPSLSEYLAPHLQPVPLIPLLATLAAALYLCGAIRLWRQGRHWSVLHTASFVTGCLLIMVVMGAGIEGYGVKMFSVFMFQQLTLMMAAPPLLVFGAPGRLLLRSAAHHGLGRLALSAALTALRSRWSRLVLHPAVMIPLFLLSFYGLYLSGIAQALLPSWPGHVALELLFLISGILFTVPLISTDPLPRRQSHGGQLIDLFSEMPLHAFFGVIVMMSTAPLVPFFDTPPESWGINPMADQGIAGGLAWSYGELPSLLLLMLILVRWRRDDLRLARRQDALAEEPAELTAYNEYLQGIARNQQRPSG, encoded by the coding sequence ATGCCCCCGTCGAGCGACTTCAACGGCCCAGCCTGGTTGCCGGTTGCACCGCCAAGCCTGAGCGAGTATTTAGCCCCTCATCTTCAACCGGTGCCATTGATTCCTCTGCTGGCAACTCTTGCGGCTGCCCTGTACCTCTGTGGTGCGATCCGGCTCTGGCGCCAAGGTCGCCACTGGTCCGTGCTGCACACAGCTTCCTTCGTGACAGGCTGCCTGCTCATCATGGTGGTGATGGGCGCGGGCATCGAAGGTTATGGCGTTAAGATGTTTTCCGTCTTCATGTTCCAGCAGCTAACCCTGATGATGGCAGCACCTCCCCTTCTGGTCTTCGGCGCCCCGGGCAGACTCTTGCTGCGCAGCGCTGCACATCACGGGCTTGGCCGCCTTGCACTCAGCGCGGCGTTGACGGCGCTACGCTCCCGCTGGAGTCGGCTAGTTTTGCACCCTGCTGTCATGATTCCGCTCTTTCTGCTGAGCTTCTACGGCCTTTACCTCTCCGGCATCGCCCAGGCGCTATTACCAAGCTGGCCAGGCCATGTGGCGCTGGAACTACTGTTCCTGATTTCCGGAATTCTTTTCACTGTGCCACTGATTTCCACTGACCCATTGCCCCGGCGGCAAAGCCATGGCGGACAGCTGATCGACCTATTTTCCGAGATGCCACTGCACGCTTTCTTCGGGGTCATTGTGATGATGTCCACCGCTCCGCTGGTACCGTTTTTCGACACCCCGCCGGAGTCCTGGGGCATTAACCCAATGGCTGATCAGGGAATCGCTGGTGGACTCGCCTGGTCCTACGGCGAATTGCCATCTTTACTGCTGCTGATGTTGATCTTGGTGCGTTGGCGGCGCGATGATCTGCGGCTGGCGCGTCGACAAGATGCCCTGGCTGAAGAACCCGCCGAGCTGACCGCTTATAACGAATACCTGCAGGGCATCGCACGAAACCAGCAGCGGCCAAGCGGCTAA
- the aroQ gene encoding type II 3-dehydroquinate dehydratase codes for MTSSGTLLVLNGPNLNLLGSREPGIYGSATLADIEALCSNSAAELGFTARCVQSNHEGVLLDEIHQAREQAVGIVINAGAYTHTSVALRDALAAVNLPAVEVHISNVHAREEFRHRSYLSPVVSAVIVGAGINGYRLAIAQLAELLKD; via the coding sequence ATGACTTCCTCAGGTACCCTCCTGGTCCTTAACGGCCCCAATCTCAACCTGCTGGGCAGCCGCGAACCAGGGATCTACGGCTCCGCAACGCTGGCAGATATTGAGGCACTCTGTAGCAATAGCGCGGCCGAGCTTGGCTTCACTGCTCGGTGCGTGCAGTCGAACCATGAAGGGGTGCTGCTTGATGAAATCCATCAGGCCAGAGAGCAGGCGGTCGGTATTGTGATCAATGCCGGAGCCTACACTCATACCTCCGTAGCACTGAGAGACGCGCTCGCCGCAGTAAACCTGCCCGCCGTTGAGGTGCACATCTCAAATGTCCATGCTCGTGAGGAGTTCAGGCATCGTTCCTATCTCTCACCGGTGGTGAGCGCGGTGATTGTAGGAGCCGGTATCAACGGTTACCGCTTGGCCATCGCTCAGCTGGCCGAGCTACTCAAGGACTAG
- a CDS encoding MarP family serine protease: protein MFGLTVLDIALLILLIWQLFYGWRVGLLISLCGVLGFALGAVAAFFAVPFVSSWANDSGWRLAAVVGSALLLIALGYWLGIALGQLLSRGVKLKPLRAVNRVLGSVAAFLVAALLISPVAFTVSTLGIPFLSSAISQSSVIRTIDSLTPVPLKQAIAQLRSTVVSEGIPQLFNQFGAATPVAPPDARTDTPPLNAAAESVLKITGTAFQCGQNQTGTGFVIAENQVMTNAHVVAGVSQPVVEVPGRALLGKIVYFDPKQDLAVISVDGLGVKPLSLGSNLGIGASAAFDGYPLGGPFQSKPASVQSKGQVLVPDIYGQDRHLEEVYQLAGDVQPGNSGGPLLDLEGKVSGVIFAKADSNVQIGYAFTLTEVAPVVQQAAGLSQQVSSGHCVSK from the coding sequence GTGTTCGGTCTGACAGTTCTCGATATCGCCTTGCTGATCCTGCTGATCTGGCAGCTCTTTTATGGCTGGCGGGTAGGCCTGCTGATCAGTCTTTGCGGTGTGCTCGGCTTTGCCCTTGGAGCGGTCGCCGCGTTCTTCGCGGTACCTTTCGTCAGCAGTTGGGCGAACGACTCGGGCTGGCGATTGGCTGCCGTGGTGGGCTCCGCACTGCTGTTGATCGCACTCGGGTACTGGCTGGGAATTGCGCTTGGCCAGCTGTTGAGCCGTGGCGTGAAACTCAAGCCGCTCCGTGCGGTGAACCGGGTACTGGGTTCGGTGGCGGCTTTTCTAGTCGCTGCGCTACTGATTTCGCCGGTTGCTTTCACCGTCTCGACACTCGGCATTCCTTTCCTATCTTCAGCGATCAGCCAGTCCAGTGTGATTAGGACTATCGACTCGCTCACTCCGGTGCCGCTCAAACAGGCCATAGCGCAGCTTCGATCGACGGTGGTCAGCGAGGGGATCCCGCAGCTTTTCAATCAATTCGGAGCAGCGACGCCGGTTGCCCCACCCGATGCGCGAACCGATACGCCGCCGCTTAACGCGGCCGCGGAATCGGTGCTCAAAATCACTGGCACTGCCTTCCAATGCGGGCAGAATCAAACCGGTACCGGGTTTGTCATCGCTGAGAATCAGGTGATGACAAATGCGCACGTGGTGGCCGGGGTGAGTCAGCCGGTGGTTGAGGTGCCTGGGCGTGCGCTGCTGGGCAAAATCGTTTACTTCGATCCGAAGCAAGACCTAGCCGTTATCAGCGTTGACGGTTTAGGAGTGAAGCCGCTCAGCTTGGGCTCGAATCTGGGGATTGGCGCCTCGGCAGCCTTTGACGGCTATCCTCTGGGTGGCCCATTCCAATCTAAACCCGCCTCGGTGCAGAGCAAGGGGCAGGTTTTGGTGCCCGATATCTATGGGCAGGATCGGCACCTGGAAGAGGTTTACCAGCTCGCCGGGGATGTGCAGCCGGGTAATTCCGGCGGCCCGCTGCTAGACCTGGAAGGGAAAGTTTCCGGGGTGATCTTTGCGAAAGCGGATTCAAATGTCCAGATCGGTTATGCCTTCACTCTGACCGAGGTGGCGCCGGTAGTGCAGCAGGCAGCTGGACTTAGCCAGCAAGTCTCCTCAGGCCATTGCGTCAGTAAGTGA
- a CDS encoding Crp/Fnr family transcriptional regulator yields MDIEVLRRAPLFATLDDEAFRLLTDELTEVDLSRGASVFHEGDQGDQLYFIVSGKVKLGRTAADGRESLLAILGPGELFGEMALFDPSPRTATATAVSETRLAGLRNDSLRTLLQSRPEVSAQLLQALARRLRRTNDNLSDLVFSDVPGRVAKALIDLSERFGRPATDGVLVAHELTQEELAQLVGASRETVNKALAEFVQRGWLRLEARAVVILDINRLRQRSR; encoded by the coding sequence ATGGACATCGAGGTACTTCGCCGGGCACCACTATTCGCAACGCTCGACGACGAGGCTTTCCGGTTGCTCACAGATGAGCTGACCGAAGTCGACCTCTCACGCGGAGCATCGGTGTTCCACGAAGGCGATCAGGGCGACCAGCTGTATTTCATCGTTTCCGGCAAAGTGAAGCTCGGCCGTACCGCGGCGGATGGCCGGGAGTCTTTGCTGGCAATTCTCGGCCCTGGTGAGTTGTTCGGCGAGATGGCTCTCTTCGACCCCAGCCCGCGGACCGCGACGGCCACTGCTGTTTCGGAGACCAGGTTGGCCGGGCTGCGGAATGATAGCCTGCGTACCCTGCTGCAATCCCGCCCTGAAGTGTCGGCCCAGCTGCTGCAGGCTCTAGCCCGCCGACTGCGCCGCACCAATGACAACCTTTCCGATCTGGTCTTCTCCGATGTGCCAGGCCGAGTGGCCAAAGCCCTTATCGACCTGTCCGAACGTTTTGGTCGCCCAGCCACCGATGGCGTGCTGGTGGCACACGAATTGACCCAGGAAGAACTTGCCCAGCTGGTCGGCGCTTCACGCGAAACCGTGAACAAAGCCCTTGCTGAATTCGTGCAGCGCGGCTGGTTGCGGCTCGAAGCCCGCGCCGTGGTGATCCTTGATATTAATCGCTTGCGGCAGCGCAGCCGCTAA